In one Oscillospiraceae bacterium genomic region, the following are encoded:
- the yacO gene encoding 23S rRNA (guanosine(2251)-2'-O)-methyltransferase RlmB — MRENQRPARPDGPEAEAGADGIIEGRNAVVEALRAGTSIDKIYLARGETDAALGHIASTARAKGIVVVEADRRKLDGMSRTHAHQGVIALAAVREYATVDDILNAAREKGEPPLIVVCDELSDPHNLGAVIRTAECAGAHGVIIPKRRSAGLTAVVAKTSAGAVAHVPVARVANLPALLKQLKDEGVWIFGADAAGDRPLYEADLKGPAAIVIGSEGSGMGRLVGETCDFLVRIPMRGKLNSLNASAAAAILLYEAVRQRMN; from the coding sequence ATGAGAGAGAATCAGCGCCCGGCCCGGCCGGACGGGCCCGAGGCGGAGGCCGGGGCCGACGGGATTATCGAGGGCCGCAACGCGGTCGTCGAGGCCCTGCGGGCGGGGACTTCCATCGATAAAATCTACCTGGCCCGTGGGGAAACCGACGCCGCCCTGGGGCACATCGCCTCCACGGCCCGCGCCAAGGGGATCGTGGTGGTGGAGGCCGACCGGCGCAAGCTGGACGGCATGAGCCGCACCCACGCCCACCAGGGGGTCATCGCCCTGGCCGCCGTGCGGGAGTACGCCACGGTGGACGACATCCTGAACGCCGCCCGGGAGAAGGGCGAGCCCCCCCTCATCGTGGTGTGCGACGAGCTCAGCGACCCCCACAACCTGGGGGCGGTCATCCGCACCGCCGAGTGCGCCGGGGCCCACGGGGTGATCATCCCCAAGCGGCGCTCCGCGGGGCTCACCGCCGTGGTGGCCAAGACCTCCGCCGGGGCGGTGGCCCACGTGCCGGTGGCCCGGGTGGCCAACCTGCCCGCCCTTTTGAAGCAGCTCAAGGACGAGGGCGTGTGGATCTTCGGCGCGGACGCCGCCGGGGACCGCCCCCTCTACGAGGCCGACCTGAAGGGCCCCGCCGCCATCGTCATCGGCAGCGAGGGCTCCGGCATGGGGCGGCTGGTGGGCGAGACCTGCGATTTTCTGGTGCGCATCCCCATGCGGGGCAAGCTCAACTCCCTCAACGCCTCCGCCGCCGCGGCCATCCTGCTCTACGAGGCCGTGCGCCAGCGGATGAATTAA
- a CDS encoding multidrug ABC transporter ATP-binding protein, with product MTAKSMQNKGYLRIFAGYYRPHIKLFLLDMICALGIALVDLSFPYASRLSMQNLLPDKLYATFFVVMAILLGAYILKAVFNYIVTYWGHLMGVRLEADIRSDLFFHMQELSFSFYDKNRTGQLMSRVTGDLFEISELAHHGPEDLFISSVTLIGAFCVMLTVQWQLALVVFAVVPLFVLFTVLQRKRMMEASTEVKQKLAGINGELESSISGMRTAKAFANENTEIDKFERSNDQFRGAKRGYYKAMAVYQSGLEFAMGIMAVLVIAFGGFLIMRGRMDYVDLITFSLYVSTFITPIRKLSAFVEQFMQGMAGFKRFVGLMRVEPDIKDAPDARDMEHTRGDIKVEDVVFRYEPDAEPVLNHVSLHVKPGETVAVVGPSGGGKSTLCQLIPRFYDVTEGRILLDGQDVRGLTQKSLRENIGIVQQDVFLFAGTIYDNIRYGRPDASDEEIVQAARRAEIYDDIMEMPDGFQTYVGERGVMLSGGQKQRVSIARIFLKNPAILILDEATSALDSVTEARIQGAFDELAKGRTTLIIAHRLSTIRSAGRILVIDDAGIKEEGTHEELMARNGEYAGLYNAQKSVAI from the coding sequence ATGACCGCCAAGAGTATGCAAAACAAGGGCTATCTGCGTATTTTCGCCGGGTACTACCGGCCCCACATCAAGCTGTTCCTGCTGGACATGATCTGCGCCCTGGGCATCGCCCTGGTGGATCTGTCCTTCCCCTACGCCTCGCGTCTGTCCATGCAGAATTTGCTGCCGGATAAGCTGTACGCCACCTTCTTCGTGGTGATGGCCATCCTGCTGGGGGCCTATATCCTCAAGGCGGTGTTCAACTATATCGTCACCTACTGGGGCCACCTGATGGGCGTGCGGCTGGAGGCCGACATCCGCAGCGACCTCTTTTTCCACATGCAGGAGCTCTCCTTCTCCTTCTACGACAAGAACCGCACCGGCCAGCTCATGAGCCGGGTCACCGGCGACCTGTTTGAGATCTCCGAGCTTGCCCACCACGGGCCGGAGGATCTGTTCATCTCCAGCGTGACCCTCATCGGGGCCTTCTGCGTCATGCTCACCGTGCAGTGGCAGCTCGCCCTGGTGGTCTTTGCCGTGGTACCCCTGTTCGTGCTCTTCACGGTGCTCCAGCGCAAGCGCATGATGGAGGCCTCCACCGAGGTCAAGCAGAAGCTGGCGGGCATCAACGGGGAGCTGGAGTCCTCTATCTCCGGGATGCGCACCGCCAAGGCCTTCGCCAACGAGAACACCGAGATTGACAAGTTTGAGCGCTCCAACGACCAGTTCCGGGGGGCCAAGCGGGGCTACTACAAGGCCATGGCGGTGTACCAGTCCGGGCTGGAGTTCGCCATGGGCATCATGGCCGTGCTGGTCATCGCCTTCGGCGGCTTCCTCATTATGCGCGGGCGCATGGACTATGTGGATCTCATCACCTTCTCCCTGTACGTGTCCACCTTCATCACCCCCATCCGCAAGCTCTCCGCCTTCGTGGAGCAGTTCATGCAGGGCATGGCGGGCTTCAAGCGCTTCGTGGGCCTGATGCGGGTGGAGCCCGACATCAAGGACGCGCCCGACGCCAGGGACATGGAGCACACGAGGGGCGACATCAAGGTGGAGGACGTGGTTTTCCGCTACGAGCCCGACGCCGAGCCGGTGCTCAACCACGTGTCCCTGCACGTGAAGCCCGGCGAGACGGTGGCGGTGGTGGGCCCCTCCGGCGGGGGCAAGTCAACGTTATGTCAACTTATCCCCCGCTTCTACGACGTGACCGAGGGGCGCATCCTGCTGGACGGGCAGGACGTGCGGGGGCTGACCCAGAAGTCCCTGCGGGAGAACATCGGCATCGTGCAGCAGGACGTGTTCCTCTTCGCGGGCACCATCTACGACAATATCCGCTACGGCAGGCCGGACGCCTCCGACGAGGAGATCGTCCAGGCCGCCCGGCGGGCCGAGATCTACGACGACATTATGGAGATGCCCGACGGCTTCCAGACCTACGTGGGCGAGCGGGGCGTGATGCTCTCCGGCGGGCAGAAGCAGCGGGTATCCATCGCCCGGATTTTCCTTAAAAACCCCGCCATCCTCATTCTGGACGAGGCCACCTCCGCCCTGGACAGCGTCACCGAGGCCCGCATCCAGGGGGCCTTCGACGAGCTGGCAAAGGGCCGCACCACCCTCATCATCGCCCACCGGCTGTCCACCATCCGCTCGGCCGGCCGCATCCTCGTCATCGACGACGCGGGCATCAAGGAGGAGGGCACCCACGAGGAGCTGATGGCCCGGAACGGCGAGTACGCCGGACTATACAACGCGCAAAAATCCGTGGCGATATAA
- the mleP3 gene encoding transporter — protein sequence MLEHLLVVAKQVATLFLLMGVGFLLGKKGRFSDKGLSEITYLLLYVVAGCIIVEALAEERDPALLLELGKDCLLLVGVYLLYALVAVPLFRRDAPDTRAALQFGSIYGNTGFMGFPLILGVLGQEAMLFAAVSSVIFTVFTWIHGVILMGGRAAFSPRKAVLNPGVIALAVGLPFFLLDWRLPPVVGDAVGFLSDLNTPLAMVVIGAQMAGADLPSTFTQARLYRASFVKLVAIPLLTALVLLPFRLNPLFYSTAVLLAATPSAGSTSMFSQQFGRDTKSAAQLITLSTILSIVTLPLFAVLAEVLGR from the coding sequence ATGCTGGAACATCTCCTGGTGGTGGCGAAGCAGGTCGCCACCCTCTTTCTCCTGATGGGGGTGGGCTTCCTGCTGGGGAAGAAGGGCAGGTTCTCCGACAAGGGCCTGTCGGAAATCACCTACCTGCTGCTCTACGTGGTGGCGGGGTGCATCATCGTGGAGGCCCTGGCGGAGGAGCGCGACCCGGCCCTGCTGCTGGAGCTGGGGAAGGACTGCCTGCTGCTGGTGGGGGTCTACCTGCTCTACGCCCTGGTGGCCGTGCCCCTGTTCCGGCGGGACGCGCCCGACACCCGCGCCGCCCTCCAGTTCGGATCCATCTACGGCAACACCGGCTTTATGGGCTTCCCCCTCATCCTGGGGGTGCTGGGACAGGAGGCCATGCTCTTCGCCGCCGTGTCGTCGGTCATCTTCACCGTGTTCACCTGGATCCACGGGGTGATCCTCATGGGGGGCCGGGCGGCCTTCTCCCCGCGCAAGGCGGTGCTGAACCCCGGCGTCATCGCCCTGGCCGTGGGGCTGCCCTTCTTCCTGCTGGACTGGCGCCTGCCCCCGGTGGTGGGCGACGCGGTGGGCTTCCTCTCCGACCTGAACACCCCCCTAGCCATGGTGGTCATCGGGGCCCAGATGGCAGGTGCCGACCTGCCCTCCACCTTCACCCAGGCCCGGCTGTACCGGGCCAGCTTCGTCAAGCTCGTCGCCATCCCGCTGCTCACCGCCCTGGTGCTGCTGCCCTTCCGCCTCAACCCCCTGTTCTACTCCACCGCCGTCCTCCTGGCCGCCACCCCCTCCGCCGGGTCCACCTCCATGTTCTCCCAGCAGTTCGGGCGGGACACCAAATCCGCCGCCCAGCTCATCACCCTGTCCACCATCCTCTCCATCGTTACGCTGCCCCTCTTCGCCGTGCTGGCGGAGGTTTTGGGGCGCTAG
- a CDS encoding integrase: MKAGVKYQVIYRHRTDYPICRMCRFFEVSRSGYYDFVRRLGKPERDFELAGIIAAQRERSFRTYGYRRMWLWLERQGIHRNPKTVLRIMKKYGLLSEIRRRRKWTQMGQQVHKYENLLNRAFHADRPNSKWVTDISYIHTKQGVLYLSIIRDLYDNSIVAYKTGTQQTVNLVLDTIRLAMKREKKRVAAELHLHSDQGFQYTSQAYFNLTQEYGITPSMSRRGNCYDNAMAENFFSILKTECIYRLKPASFEEANHIIDRFIYFYNHERIQLKTGEAPLTRRLSV; encoded by the coding sequence GTGAAGGCAGGCGTAAAGTATCAAGTCATCTATCGCCATCGAACGGACTACCCCATTTGCAGGATGTGCCGGTTCTTCGAGGTGTCCAGAAGCGGATACTACGACTTCGTCCGGCGGCTTGGCAAGCCGGAGAGAGACTTTGAGCTGGCAGGCATCATTGCCGCCCAGCGTGAGCGGAGCTTCCGCACCTACGGCTACCGCCGAATGTGGCTGTGGTTGGAGCGGCAGGGCATACACCGCAATCCCAAAACTGTGCTGAGGATCATGAAAAAGTACGGGTTGCTGTCTGAAATCCGGCGCAGGAGGAAGTGGACGCAGATGGGGCAGCAGGTACATAAGTATGAGAACCTGCTCAACAGAGCGTTTCACGCAGACAGGCCCAACAGCAAATGGGTAACGGACATCTCTTACATCCATACGAAGCAAGGTGTGTTGTACCTGTCCATAATCCGCGACCTCTACGACAACAGCATCGTGGCGTACAAAACCGGGACGCAGCAGACGGTAAATCTGGTGCTGGATACCATTCGTCTTGCCATGAAGCGGGAGAAAAAGAGGGTCGCTGCGGAGTTGCACCTCCACAGCGACCAGGGATTTCAGTACACCTCGCAAGCATACTTCAACCTGACTCAAGAATACGGCATAACGCCGTCCATGTCAAGGCGAGGCAACTGTTATGATAACGCTATGGCGGAAAACTTCTTCTCCATTCTCAAGACGGAGTGCATCTACCGCCTCAAGCCCGCCTCCTTTGAGGAGGCCAACCACATCATCGATCGTTTCATCTACTTCTACAACCATGAGCGCATCCAGTTAAAAACCGGAGAGGCGCCGCTCACGCGCCGCCTCTCCGTCTAA
- a CDS encoding sporulation integral membrane protein YtvI, producing the protein MENGELSRRERGRLWLRLGVRLALAALVVGVLALAGPPLLSLFMPFVLAFLLSWMLNPLIKWIQRHVGISRKILSFLLILVIFAGVGGLLAAFVYNIVAEIISLANNWQSILASAKSAMDAMGAFFSDFLKLLPPEVGQWVGSLSTRFLEWLQAALPAMLSAAAAGATNVAMGVPSFAVALVVFIMGSYFISADYPRLRFMAAGRLSDSLRGFLGRVKEAAVAAFGGYVKAQLILAVGVFFILLVGFAIIGQPYGLLLAFLLAVLDFIPIVGAGTAMVPWAVVDLFTGNVRHAVELMVIWGVIALFRRVGEPKVVGDQTGLSPILSLVSIYVGMRLGGVWGMILGPVICMVAFNICGSGVLDNTADDLRLAAGDIAAFMKNRPGDNSKKM; encoded by the coding sequence ATGGAAAACGGGGAACTGTCCCGGCGGGAACGGGGGCGGCTCTGGCTGCGGCTGGGCGTGCGTCTGGCGCTGGCCGCGCTGGTGGTGGGGGTGCTGGCGCTGGCCGGGCCGCCGCTGTTGTCCCTCTTTATGCCCTTTGTGCTGGCCTTCCTGCTCTCCTGGATGCTCAACCCGCTGATCAAGTGGATTCAGCGGCACGTGGGGATCTCCCGAAAGATCCTCTCCTTTTTGCTGATCCTGGTCATTTTCGCCGGGGTGGGCGGCCTGCTGGCCGCCTTTGTGTACAACATCGTGGCCGAAATTATCTCCCTGGCCAACAACTGGCAGAGTATCCTCGCCTCCGCCAAGTCGGCCATGGACGCCATGGGGGCCTTTTTCTCCGACTTTTTGAAGCTGCTGCCCCCCGAGGTGGGACAGTGGGTGGGCAGCCTGTCCACCCGGTTCCTGGAGTGGCTCCAGGCCGCGCTGCCCGCCATGCTCTCCGCCGCCGCCGCGGGGGCCACCAACGTGGCCATGGGGGTGCCCTCCTTCGCCGTGGCCCTGGTGGTGTTCATCATGGGCTCCTACTTCATCTCCGCGGACTACCCCCGGCTGCGCTTTATGGCCGCCGGGCGGCTCTCCGACAGCCTGCGGGGCTTCCTGGGCCGGGTGAAGGAGGCCGCCGTGGCCGCCTTCGGCGGCTATGTGAAGGCCCAGCTCATCCTGGCCGTGGGGGTCTTTTTCATCCTGCTGGTGGGCTTTGCGATCATCGGACAGCCCTACGGCCTGCTGCTGGCCTTCCTGCTGGCGGTGCTGGACTTCATCCCCATCGTGGGGGCGGGCACCGCCATGGTGCCCTGGGCGGTGGTGGACCTGTTCACCGGCAACGTCCGCCACGCCGTGGAGCTGATGGTCATATGGGGGGTGATCGCGCTCTTCCGCCGGGTGGGCGAGCCCAAGGTGGTGGGGGACCAGACCGGCCTGTCCCCCATCCTCAGCCTGGTGAGCATCTACGTGGGTATGCGCCTGGGCGGCGTGTGGGGTATGATTCTGGGCCCCGTGATCTGCATGGTGGCCTTCAACATCTGCGGCAGCGGCGTGCTGGACAACACGGCGGACGATCTGCGCCTGGCGGCCGGGGACATCGCGGCGTTTATGAAAAACCGGCCCGGAGACAATTCAAAAAAGATGTAA
- a CDS encoding sodium/amino acid (alanine) symporter — MEQATAFVKLISDFLWDNVLLYVLVLAGVWFTIRTRFVQVRKFGEGFKRLFGGFNLNGKKAGADGMSSFQALTTAIAAQVGTGNIAGCATAIASGGPGAIFWMWLSAFFGMSTIYGEAVLAQKYKTTIDGQVTGGPIYYIRAAFKGKFGKFLAGFFSIAIILALGFMGNMVQSNSISDAFDTAFGVPKIAVGLVVAAAAAFIFLGGVKRIAAVTEKLVPVMAAFYIVGCVVILFINHATLLESIKSIFVMAFNPQAMMGGVLGVTIKEAMRYGVARGLFSNEAGMGSTPHAHALAKVEKPEDQGCIAMVGVFIDTFVILTLTALVIISSGALTANPGLDGTPLAQAAFHAAFGHFGNIFIAICMLFFAFSTIIGWYFFGESNVKALFGSKATKVYAVIVVLFVVLGSVLKVQLVWNLSDFFNGLMVLPNLVGLIALSGVIAKNARGLDSPLQK, encoded by the coding sequence ATGGAACAGGCAACCGCATTCGTCAAGCTCATCAGCGACTTCCTCTGGGACAACGTTCTGCTCTACGTGCTCGTGCTGGCGGGCGTATGGTTCACCATACGCACCCGGTTCGTCCAGGTGCGCAAGTTCGGGGAGGGCTTCAAGCGCCTCTTCGGCGGCTTCAACCTCAACGGCAAGAAGGCCGGCGCGGACGGCATGAGCTCCTTCCAGGCCCTCACCACCGCCATCGCCGCCCAGGTTGGCACCGGCAACATCGCCGGCTGCGCCACCGCCATCGCCTCCGGCGGGCCGGGCGCCATCTTCTGGATGTGGCTGTCCGCCTTCTTCGGCATGTCCACCATTTACGGCGAGGCCGTGCTGGCCCAGAAGTACAAGACCACCATCGACGGCCAGGTCACCGGCGGCCCCATCTACTACATACGCGCCGCCTTTAAGGGCAAATTCGGCAAATTCCTGGCCGGGTTCTTCTCCATCGCCATTATCCTGGCCCTGGGCTTCATGGGCAACATGGTGCAGTCCAACTCCATCAGCGACGCCTTCGACACCGCCTTCGGCGTGCCTAAGATCGCCGTGGGCCTGGTGGTGGCCGCCGCCGCGGCCTTCATCTTCCTGGGCGGGGTGAAGCGCATCGCCGCCGTCACCGAGAAGCTGGTCCCTGTCATGGCCGCCTTCTACATCGTGGGCTGCGTGGTCATCCTGTTCATCAACCACGCCACTCTGCTGGAGTCCATCAAGAGCATCTTCGTCATGGCCTTCAACCCCCAGGCCATGATGGGCGGCGTGCTGGGCGTCACCATCAAGGAGGCCATGCGCTACGGCGTGGCCCGGGGCCTGTTCTCCAACGAGGCCGGCATGGGCTCCACCCCCCACGCCCACGCCCTGGCCAAGGTGGAAAAGCCCGAGGATCAGGGCTGCATCGCCATGGTGGGCGTGTTCATCGACACCTTCGTCATCCTCACCCTCACCGCGCTGGTGATCATCTCCTCCGGCGCCCTCACCGCCAACCCCGGCCTGGACGGCACCCCCCTGGCCCAGGCGGCCTTCCACGCGGCCTTCGGCCACTTCGGCAACATCTTTATCGCCATCTGCATGCTCTTCTTCGCCTTCTCCACCATCATCGGCTGGTACTTCTTCGGCGAGAGCAACGTGAAGGCCCTCTTCGGCAGCAAGGCCACCAAGGTCTACGCCGTCATCGTGGTGCTCTTCGTGGTGCTGGGCTCCGTGCTCAAGGTGCAGCTGGTGTGGAACCTGTCCGACTTCTTCAACGGCCTGATGGTGCTGCCCAACCTGGTGGGCCTCATCGCCCTGAGCGGCGTCATCGCCAAAAACGCCCGCGGCCTGGACAGCCCCCTGCAAAAATAG
- the recJ gene encoding single-stranded-DNA-specific exonuclease RecJ, with translation MKYQKWSKAGSDPAARAAMEAAGIPPLPALALCARGLDTPEKARAFLASGLDLLRDPMLLRDMDRAVARIGRALAAGEKVAVYGDYDVDGITSTVLVTHYLRAQGCTVVPYIPDRMEEGYGLGAGALDTLHAQGVTLVITVDCGITAVEESAYAASLGVDLVITDHHECKPVLPRAAAVVDPHRPDCPYPFKHLAGVGVALKLVLALAGPERTGELLAQYADLAAIGTIADVMPVAGENRTIVRLGLEQLRRTRRPGLLALLKEAGLWEKPITSVAVGYTLAPRINASGRMGCAGLAAELLLTDDPARGEVLARELCALNRERQAIEAEIYERCLVLADALPPERRHALVLSQEGWHQGVVGIVASRLAERYSCPAFMICLADGKGKGSCRSFAGFNLFAALESCADLLEGFGGHELAAGFTILEENIPAFARRMNEYVSLRTGGAQMVSTLELDGEIGDPGLLTLEGVEALSLLEPFGAGNQRPVFLLPGCTVAALSEVGGGRHLKLKLTAGGRNLDAIFFSATARELSLSAGDRVDVAFTPQVNEYRGWRSVQLQLCDLRPALTRAQAERALYEKFCRGETLNPEEAAALLPSREEFALLWRYLKLHAGRGRMEETAHRLSRNLARACNRRETFMRTMVCLEVFDERGLIRLERSTDHLCIDLNEVEGKVDLEASSILRRLHRLIDN, from the coding sequence ATGAAATACCAAAAATGGAGCAAAGCGGGCAGCGATCCCGCCGCCCGAGCGGCCATGGAGGCCGCGGGCATCCCGCCGCTGCCCGCCCTGGCCCTGTGCGCCCGGGGGCTGGACACGCCGGAGAAGGCCCGCGCCTTCCTGGCCTCGGGGCTGGATTTGCTCCGGGACCCCATGCTGCTGCGGGACATGGACCGGGCGGTGGCGCGCATCGGGCGCGCCCTGGCCGCGGGGGAAAAGGTGGCGGTCTACGGCGACTACGACGTGGACGGCATCACCTCCACGGTGCTGGTGACCCACTATCTGCGCGCGCAGGGCTGCACGGTGGTGCCCTACATCCCGGACCGGATGGAGGAGGGCTACGGCCTGGGCGCGGGGGCGCTGGACACCCTGCACGCCCAGGGGGTGACGCTGGTGATCACGGTGGACTGCGGCATCACCGCCGTGGAGGAGAGCGCCTACGCCGCCTCCCTGGGGGTGGATCTGGTGATCACCGACCACCACGAGTGCAAGCCGGTGCTGCCCCGGGCCGCCGCGGTGGTGGACCCCCACCGCCCGGACTGCCCCTACCCCTTCAAGCATTTGGCGGGGGTGGGGGTGGCCCTCAAGCTGGTGCTGGCCCTGGCGGGGCCGGAGCGGACGGGGGAGCTGCTGGCGCAGTACGCGGATCTGGCCGCCATCGGCACCATCGCGGACGTGATGCCCGTGGCGGGGGAGAACCGCACCATTGTGCGCCTGGGGCTGGAGCAGCTGCGCCGCACCCGCCGCCCCGGCCTGCTGGCCCTTTTGAAGGAGGCCGGGCTCTGGGAAAAGCCCATCACCTCGGTGGCGGTGGGGTACACCCTGGCGCCCCGGATCAACGCCTCGGGCCGCATGGGCTGCGCGGGGCTGGCGGCCGAGCTGCTGCTCACGGACGACCCCGCCCGGGGGGAGGTCCTGGCCCGGGAGCTGTGCGCCCTGAACCGGGAGCGGCAGGCCATCGAGGCGGAGATCTACGAGCGCTGCCTGGTGCTGGCGGACGCGCTGCCCCCCGAGCGGCGGCACGCGCTGGTGCTGTCCCAGGAGGGGTGGCACCAGGGGGTGGTGGGCATCGTGGCCTCCCGCCTGGCGGAGCGGTACTCCTGCCCCGCCTTCATGATCTGCCTGGCGGACGGGAAGGGGAAGGGCTCCTGCCGCTCCTTCGCGGGCTTTAACCTCTTCGCCGCCCTGGAGAGCTGCGCGGACCTGCTGGAGGGCTTCGGGGGCCACGAGCTGGCCGCCGGGTTCACCATTCTGGAGGAGAACATCCCCGCCTTCGCGCGGCGGATGAACGAGTACGTCTCCCTGCGCACCGGGGGGGCCCAGATGGTCTCCACCCTGGAGCTGGACGGGGAGATTGGCGACCCGGGGCTGCTGACCCTGGAGGGGGTGGAGGCCCTCAGCCTGCTGGAGCCCTTCGGAGCGGGCAACCAGCGCCCGGTGTTCCTGCTCCCCGGCTGCACGGTGGCGGCCCTGTCCGAGGTGGGGGGCGGCCGGCACCTGAAGCTCAAGCTGACCGCCGGCGGGCGGAACCTGGACGCCATCTTCTTCTCGGCCACGGCGCGGGAGCTGTCCCTGTCCGCCGGGGACCGGGTGGACGTTGCCTTCACGCCCCAGGTCAACGAGTACCGGGGCTGGCGCTCGGTGCAGCTCCAGCTCTGCGACCTGCGCCCGGCCCTGACCCGGGCCCAGGCGGAGCGGGCGCTGTATGAAAAATTCTGCCGTGGGGAGACTTTAAACCCCGAGGAGGCGGCGGCGCTGCTGCCCAGCCGGGAGGAATTCGCCCTGCTCTGGCGCTACCTCAAGCTCCACGCGGGCCGGGGCCGGATGGAGGAGACCGCCCACCGCCTGTCCCGCAACCTGGCCCGCGCCTGCAACCGGCGGGAGACCTTTATGCGCACCATGGTGTGCCTGGAGGTCTTTGACGAGCGGGGGCTGATCCGCCTGGAGCGGAGCACCGACCACCTGTGCATCGACCTCAACGAGGTGGAGGGCAAGGTGGATTTGGAGGCCTCCAGCATCCTGCGCAGGCTGCACCGCTTAATTGATAATTGA